Genomic segment of Sodaliphilus pleomorphus:
CGAATATCGACACGATCCACGCCGTGAAGGTGGTGCCCACATTGGCGCCGAAGATTACGGCCATCGACTGCTCGAGCGACATCAAGCCGGCATTCACAAAGCTCACCACCATCACCGTCGAGGCCGACGAGCTCTGGATGAGCGCCGTGATGGCGATGCCCGTGATCACACCCATGAAACGGTTTTTAGTCATCACAGCCAGTATCGAGCGCAGGCGGTTGCCCGCAGCCTTCTGAAGGCCCTCGCTCATCACCTTCATTCCGTATAGAAACAAGCCCACTGCACCCAGCAGCGACAAAAAATCAAGTATGGAATAATCCATTTATCAAGGGATTTAATTATGTGTCAAAAAAAAGTGCTATGCTATTTCCGTCAGCGTGCAAATTTACTAATAATAATTTTAATAAGCCCTGCATCGGTTTAATTAATTTTATCTCATCTTAGGCTTTCTTTACCGCTGCAGCCGCTCGGGCGGGGCAGGTTGTGCAACATTTTAAGGAAATTGTGCAAAACCAGTTGCCTGGCATTGCTTATCTTTGCACTCGTAATACAAAGGCTGAATGACACGATTGAGCAAAATCCTGACCCTGCTGCTGCTGGCTGTGTACATCACTGCCACGGGCAGCCGCATGTGGGCCTCGATCGACTGCGAGATGCACCACGGCGCCATGACCGCCCACCTGCAGCACTGCAGCGCGGCCGCCGCAAGCCACTCGACGGCGAGCATGACCGTCAAGTCGTGCTGCGACGCCCACCACAGCCAGGACCTCAGTCTCTACACAGCAGGCAGCCACTTCACCATGCCCGCCAAGCCGCTGGCTGCCTCCTGGGCCGCGGCCACAGTGCCTGTGGCCACCCGCCTGCCACGTCCGCAAGCCTGCACGCTCGGGCGCCTGGCACGCCCGGGGCCCCCATCACTGCCCTTGCCGCCGCGCGGCGGCAGCGGGCTGCGCGCACCTCCTGCGACAGCTTGAAAAATCCCCTCTCCCAGCCCCTGCTGCCGGCGCCCCCTGCTGCCGGCGCCGCAGGGCACAATCGATTTATCAACACTGTCACAACAAGGATTACAACACTCATGACATTTCACAAGTATTTTCTCGCAGTCCCTGCCCTGCTGTGGGCTGCAAGCTCGCAGGCCGGCCAGGTGCGCGGCATGGTGTGCGACGAAAACCACGAGCCGCTCATAGGCGCCTCGGTATACTGGGCCGGTACCAACGTGGGCACCGTGACGGGCACCGACGGCACCTTCGGCCTGCACACCGTAAAAGACTACAACAAGCTGGTAGTGTCCTACATAGGCTACCGCCCCGACACTGTCGACGTGGCCGGCGACACCACAACACTTGCCATCCACCTCACCCCCTCGACAACCCTGGGCGAGGTCGTGGTCGAGGGCGCACAGCGCGGCAACTCGCTGCTGGCCAAGTCGATCTACAAGACCGAAAACCTCTCGTTCACCGGCCTTACCAAACTCGCCTGCTGCACGGTGGCCGAGTCGTTTGAAAACTCGGCCTCGGTAACCGTGGGCTACAGCGACGCCATCTCGGGCGCACGCCAAATCAAGATGCTGGGCCTGGCCGGCACCTACACCCAGATGCTCGATGAGAGCCGCCCCGTGATGCGCGGCCTGAGCGCCCCCTACGGCATGACCTACGTGCCCGGCATGTGGCTCAACTCGATACAGGTGTCTAAGGGTGTGTCGAGTGTCACCGCCGGCCACGACGCCGTGACGGGGCAAATCAATCTCGAGTACCGCAAGCCCACCGACGAGGAGCGCCTCTTTGTGAACGCCTATCTCGACGACATGCTGCGCCCCGAGCTCAACATCACCAGCGCCATCCCGCTCACCCGCGACAAGCGCCTCTCTACCATCGTCATGGCCCACGGCTCGCTCGACACCGACTGGCGCGAGATGCGGCACATGGACCTCAACCGCGACGGTTTCCGCGACCAGCCCAGCGACCGCAAGTTCAACCTGGCCAACCGCTGGATCTATATCACCAAGGGCGGCATGCAGCTGCGGTGGGGCTGGCACCTGCTGGCCGACGGCCGCACCGGCGGCATGCTCCACTACAAGGACAACGCCGCCATGCGCCAGGCCATGGCCGAGGACTGGGCCACCGCGGGCACCATGTATGGGTCGCACATCGCCAACCGCGAGGCCAGCGGCTACTTCAAGGTGGCCCTGCCCGTGGGCACGGGCATCTACGACGAGCAGAGCAAGACCGAGAAACGCTCCAACGTGGCTCTGGTGGCCGACTTCACCCACTTCAACGAGAAGGCCTATTTCGGGCTCAACGACTACTACGGCAACCAGAACAGCATCACCGCCAACTTGATGTACAGCCACTACTTCGACCTCAAGTCGTCGCTCGTGGTGGGCGCACAGTCGCGCCTCGACTACTACCGCGAGCACTTGCTGGGCGCCACGCCCTGGATTGCCGCCGCACCCTCCACTTTCTACAACATGAACCGCGACGAGCGCGAGGTGGGCGGCTATGCCGAGTACACCCTCGACATCAAGGACAAGTTTACCCTGGTGGCCGGCCTGCGCGGCGACTACAACGACCTGGCCGACCGCTTCTTTGTCACTCCTCGCGGCCACGTGAAGTGGAACATCCTGCCCAAGACCACGCTGCGCGCCTCGGCCGGCCTGGGCTACCGCATGACCGACATCGTGGCCGACAACATAGGCATGCTGGCCACCGGCCGGCAAATCCTGATCAACGGCGGCCACACCGCCTATGCCGACCTCGACCGCATGGAGAAAGCCCTCACCGTGGGCGGCAGCCTCACCCAGAACTTTGTGCTGGGCAACGACCAGAATGCCTCGCTCAGCTTCGACTACTTCCGCACGCGCTTCTACAAGACCCTCGTGGTCGACCAGGAGTGGGACCCGGCTGCCATCAACATCTACGAGAGCGACCGCCTGTCCTACACCGACTCCTACCAGCTCGATTTCAACTGGACACCGTTCACGCGCTTCGACGTGTTTGCCACCTTCCGCTACACCACCAGCCGCATGACTATCGACCGCCCCGACGGCACCACCGCCCGCGTCGAGCGTCCGCTCATCAACCAGTTCAAGACGTTGCTCAACTTGAGCTACGCCACCAAGTTCCGCATGTGGGTCTTCGATGTCACCGGCCAGCTCAACGGCAAGGCTCGCATCCCGTCGGCCACCGGCGACCTGGCCCACGACAGCCACTCGCCCGTCTACCCCATGCTCTTTGCACAAGTCACCCACAAGATAGGCCGCGCCGATGTGTATCTGGGCTGCGAGAACATCACCGACTACCGCCAGAAGGTGCCCATCGCCAGCGCCGACAACCCCTTCAGCACACAGTTCAACTCGATGAACGTGTGGGGACCGCTCATGGGCCGCAAGTTCTATGTGGGCGTGCGCTTCAATCTCTATTAACAATATCAACCACTCCCCTTCCCACGAAGCGGGTAAAGTTGTAAAAAAAAATTAAAACATTTTTATTAGCAACACTTTTGCATTATATTTGCACAAAACCAATAAATATCAAGCAATTATGAAAAAGTTATTTTTATTATGCGTGATTGCCGTTCTCGCTATCGGCGCTATCACTGCCAAAGAAAACAATAATGTGAAGACAACTGTTTTCACCTCGGGCGACATCTACTGCCAGAGCTGTGTCAACAAGATCATGAACAACATCCCCACCCTGGGCAAGGGCATCGAGGATGTGAAAGTCGACGTGCAAACCAAGACGGTGACAGTGAAATACAACACCAGCAAAAACAACGACCAAAACATCATCAAGGGCCTGAAAAAGCTCGACGTGAACGCCATGGTCATGGCTGGCAATGCCCAGCAAGGCGGCAGCCAGCCCGCTGCCACCCCCTACTGCACCATGCCTGCCATGGCACAAGACAACAACCACTGCCAGAACGGTGCCAAAGCGGCCGACCACGACTGCACCAATCACCAGAAGGGTGCCAAGGCTGCCCAGCACCAATGCCAGGGCCAGCAGGCCGCATCCTGCACCCCCACGGCCACCTCGTGCGACAATGACCAGAACTGCAACTCGCAGGCCAGCGGCTCATGCTGCGGCGGCGGCAACGCCCACGGCAAGAAGAAATAAAAATTTGGCGTGTAAACGCTACCCCCACACATAGCACAAGCAAGGGCTGCGCTCCAAGCATGAGCGCAGCCCTTGTTGCATGATAGTGTCGACGCTGCGGGCAGCGTCTCAATTCATCACTTGCCGGTCACGACCTTGCGGGCGCGGGTGGCGCCGTTGCTGTACAGGTCGGTAGCAATATAGATGCCGCGTGCAGGCACCTCGGTGCCCAGGCACACGCCGTCGAGGCTGTAGTACACGGTCTTCACCACTGTGGCACGGGCGTCGACTGTGCTCACGCCGGTGGTGAGATACTCGGTCACATTCCAACCCTTGCCCTGGGCCACGGCCAGGTGCACATCGTCGCCCGCATTGTGCGAGAGGCGCAGCTGGCGGCCCCAAGCGCGGTTGTTGTCGTTGATTTCAACACTGCTCACGTCGGGCAGCTGGTCGATGATGGTGTTGAGCACAGTTGCGCTCATGGGGTTGTTCTGTATCGACAGGCCCTGCAGACCGGTGTTCTTGCTCACATCGAGCGTGCTGAGGTTGTTGTTCTCGGCAGCGAGCCACTGCAGGTAGGTGCAGGCAGTCACGTCGAGCTGTGCAATGGCATTGCTGTCGCACTCGAGCCAGTAGAGGTAGGCATTCTTGCTCACATCGAGGCTGGTGAGGTTGTTGTTGTCGACCTTGAGCCACGACAGGTAGCTCGACTTGGAGGCATCGATGCTGGTGAGCTTGTTGTGGCTGGCCTTGATCATCGAGAGGCGTGGGTTGCTCGTGAAGTCGAGGGTCTCAATCTCGTTGTTGTCGGCCATGATGGTGCTCAAGTTGGCCTGTGCAGCCGTGTTGAGGGCCGTGAGATGGTTGCCATCTACACGCAGCCAGCGCACGTCGGCGTTCTTACTCAGGTCGAGGCTGGTGAGGTTGTTGTTCTGCAGGTAGAGTCCTTGCAGGGCTGTGCAGGCCGAGAGGTCGATGGTCGAGAGCTGGTTGTCGGCAGCCGAGAGGGTCTCGAGCTTGACGTCGCCAGTGAGGTCGAGGCTCTTGAGCTGGTTGCCGCTGCACTGCAGGGTCTCGAGGCTGGGCAGGCCGGCCACGTCGAGCGCAGTGAGCTGGTTGTCGGCGCACTCCACGTCGAGCAGGGTCGAGGTCTTGGGCAGCTTCAGGCTGGGCACCTGGCTGCCGGTGATGACCACCTTCGACAGCTCGCTCATGCCCGTGAGGTCGAGCGGGGTGGTGATGTGGTTGTCGGCAGCCGAAACCACCTTCATGGCCTTGGCACCGTCGAGGTAGAGGTTTTTCACGCCGCTGCCCTCGATATAGATACCCGTGCACAGGGGGTTGTTGCGCAGGTCGATGGTCTCGATGTTGTTGCCGTCGAGCTGCAGCAGCTTCACGGCAGGAGCCTTGGTCACGTCGATGGCGGTGATGCCGCAGTTGTTGCCCAGCAGGCGGTACACGTTGTCGCCGTAGATGTGCACATAGGGCTTGGTGAGGGTGCCGCTGTAGTAGTTGGTCTTGGAGCCGGTTTGCTTCTCACCGTCGCCCCACTGGATTTGGAAGTCGCCAGTGGTGTAGATGCCCAGTCTCACGTCTTTGTTGAGCAGCGAGTCGGCAAAGTTGATGGTGATCACGCTCACTTGCTCGGCCTGGGTGTACTCGTAGGCACCCACATCCACACTCTGGCCCTGCACGCGTGCCTGGCCGGCAGCGTCGGTGGCAGGCATTTCAAAGCCCTCAACGGCCTGGCCGGCATCGATATAGCTGCTGCCCGAAGCCAGGTTGAAGTACTTGCCTGCATTGGCCGTGAGCGCGGCGCTCTTTTCGGCATCGGTGCTGAAGCCCTTGAAGGCCGGCACCATGGCAAAGTTGGCAGCATCGGCGTCGCCGTTGCCTATGGTGTTGTACACGGCAGTCTTGAGTGCCTCGCTGGCAAAGCCCACATTGGCCGTGTCGCTGGCGGCACGCAGCATGTTGTACTGCGCCGTGCAGTTGATGAGCCGGCCGCCGGCCAGGTACACGCCGCCGCCGTCAAACGAGGTGTTGTTGAAGGCTACCACGTTGGTCACGTCGCCGCTCTTGTTGTAGAGGGCGCCGCCGCGTCCGCCCATGGTGTCGCCATAGTCGGTGGCATCGGCATAGCAGTTGTAGATCACAGCCCCGTCGAGACGACCCAGGTTGTATACAGCGCCGCCTTGCAGGCCGCGGCACAGGGTGGCCTGCAGCTGACTCAAGGTGCCGCCGCCGTTGTTGTAGACGGCACCGCCCGAACCGGCATAGCAGTCGGTCACGGTCACATTGCTCACCACGCCGCCATCGTTGTAGATGGCGCCGCCCTCATCGGTGGCCACGCAGTTGGCCAGGGTGCAGCCCGTAACCTTGGCATCTTTCACATAGACGCCGCCGCCCATGCCGCTGCCATAGGCCGAGTGGCTGTAGTTGCTGTCGAAGTAGCAATTCTCGATGCCGGCGTTGCTGTAGCCGGTGCCCACGAGATACACAGCGCCGCCATAGGTGTTGCTGTCGCTCATCGACTCCACCTTGTAGTAGGCCGAGTTTTTCAGCACCTGGCAGTTGCGCAGTGTCACGTTGCCCTTGGCATAGAGGGCACCGCCGGCTGCCTTGGCCTGGTACACATTGGCATTGGCGCCGGTGAGCACAAAGCCGTCGACCACAGTGGGCTGGGCAATGACTGCCGAGGCATAGAGCACGTGGCTGCTGTTGCCCTTGGTGCCGGGAATCTCATTGTTTTCCACCTTCCACGAGTAGCGGTAGGTGGTGCCGGCTGCAATCTCGCGCGTCCAGGTGTCGGGCACGTCGTCGTCGGCGCTCAGCACAGTGGCTTCCTGGAACTCCCAGGGATGGGCGCCGGGCACACGCTTGTAGCTGCCGTCGGACTGGCGCGTGTAGCTGCCCATGAGCGACACGCCGTCTTTCAAGAAGAAGGCCTTGCTGGTCTTCTTGGTTGACTTGATCAGGGAATCGGGCTTGTAGGTGCCAGCGGCTACATAGACGGTGTCGCCCGCCTTGCTGGCATCGATGGCGGCCTGAAGATTGCCCGTGGCTGTGGCCCACGACAGGCCGTCGCCAGTGCCGCCAGGGGTCACATAGCGGCCCGCAGCCTGCGACTGGAGGGTCATGCCGCCTGCCGCCGCTACGATGAGTAGTGAAGATAAAAATCTGTACATAAATCTACCTGTAATTTTTAGTGTTTATAATTATAATGGAGATATAAAGAACTTTTTTGTCCAAATTTCGGTGATTTTCGTGCAAAGTTATATAAGTTTTCTCGATTTCGAAAAAAAACAAAACCGTTTATCCTTCGAAATCAAAAAAAATGCAACACGATGACAAAATGAGGAAAATCGGCCTCTCATCGCGGGGCGCCGGCATCCTCGCAGGCGATCTTCTGGTACATGGCGGGGGTGATGCCCGTGGCACGATCGACCGTAGCCGAAACGCTGGGCAAGAGAAATCCCGTCGCCGATGCAGTGACGGGATTTCTTTGATGAGGGGGGCTGCTGATCGTGTTGTGTATACCGCAGGCTCAATGCCTCAACTTGCTCACGCGGCGTGTGCCGTCGAGCAGGGTCTCGACCTTGATCACGATGCCCTGTGCGGGCGCTGCCAGGAGCCTTCCTGCCAGGTCGTAGTAGCGGGTAGCCACCACTGTCTGGGCCTTGTCGCCGGCCACGGGGCTGGCCACACCGGTGAGGAAGTTGCGCAGGGGCACGATGTCGGAGTAGCGGGTCTCGCCGCCGCCCTTGTACACGGTCTGGATGGCTATGCGATCGGTGTTGTCGTAGAAGAATATGCGCCGCGAGCCGTCGTCGCGCACCTCAAAGTCGCGGTCGTCGTCGTAGTTGTAGGGTATCTCGGTAGTGTTTTCCTTGAGCCGGGTGTAAAGGCTGGGCGTGAACTCATAGAGCTTGTCGTCGATGTAGAGGCGGTAGTAGAGCTGCTCGGGGTCCATGTAGTCGCCGGCCTCGGTGGTGAGGTCGCAGGCCAGCTGGATGTAGCCGTTGCCATATCGCTCCTGGTAGGGGTCATACTTGGTGAAGAACGGCGCCTTGGGCTTGCCGGGGCCTGCATTGAAGGGTTTGAGCACCGGGCGGTTGACCAGGGTGAGATAAAACACCTGGTTCTTGCCCATGTTCAGAATGAGCAGGCTGTCGCTGCGCAGGGTGCCGGTTTTCTCGTCGAGCGTGAGCGCGTAGGGGTAGGACGAGAGCTTGGGGGTGGGCAACCACATGCCCAGCAGGTCGAAGTACTCATAGGCCATGCTGCCGGCAAAGGCATAGCAGTGGTAGTTGTACACCGTGTCGGGACCCAGGTATTGCGGCAGGTCGAGGGCGACGGTGTTGCCCTGGCGGGTACCCTTTATCCAGTTCTGGCCCATGCTGGGCACGAGATGGCCCAGGTAGTAGGTGTCGCCATCGACGGCGATGTCCATCTTCTGCACTTCGCCCGTCGAGTCGGTCACGCTGTAATACATGGTGTAGGGCTTGGGGCTTAGGCCGGCAGGCAGGCTCACGGTCTTGTCGTCGATTGGGGTAAACACCACCTCGGCATCGCCAAAGCCGCTCCAGCTCTTGTTGCCGTCGACCATGGCCATGACACCGTCGGTGGCCATGCGCAGCGTCCCGTCTTTGTAGACAAACTTCACATCGGCCGAGTCGTCGGGCGCCGTGTAGCCCGTCGCGCCCTCGGTGTAACTGATGCGGCGCAGGTAGTAGGTCGTGTTCACTCCAGTGCTGCTCGTGTAGTTGAACACGGGCTGTGGCTTGAAGGTGACCGTGTCGCCCTCGATGGTGCCCATCACCCACGTGGCACTGGGAAAGAGGCTGAAGGGCTGGTAGAGATACATCTTGTCGCCGTTGACCACAATGCGGCCCACCGTGCCGTCCGACTTGTCGCTGATGACGTAGCCATATTGCAGGTAGTAGGCCTTGGAGGTGCCGTAGAGGTTGGTCGAGAGCGTGCCCTCGGGCTGGCTGGTGATGATGCCCTGGGTGGCTGGGGCGGCCATGACGGCTGGCTTGAGCTCGGGCAAGTCGCCTGCCAGGCGCACGGGCATCTGCTTGGCGGTGGGGCTGGTGCGGCGGGCTGCATCGAGGGGCAATTGTGCCCATGCAGTAGCGGCGGCGGCCAGCAGTGTTGCGATAAAAAGGATGTTTTTTAGCATAGGGTGAGATGTGAATTGAATGATTGGGTTTAAATAAAAAATACTCTCTCTCGAGCCACACGTGGCTCTGTTTCCATTTTGGGCGATAAAGATATTAAAATAATTTATTGTTGCAAACTATTGTGTTAAAAAACTTTCCATTTTGCACAATTTTTTACGACAACCCATGCAAAGTGCGCATTTTGGGGGGCAATGCACGCTTATGTATAAAAGTGCCGTCTCTCGATTAAGGAAGTCCAAATTTCAGAATTTTGAAGCTGTTGCCCCCAGGTGGCAAGGCCCGTGCGGCCCGTGCGGCCAAAAAAAAGCACATCGATTTTGAGATATACCCAAGTTGCCGTAACTTTGCATCTCAGAACACAATATAGTACAAAAACATATCACACAATCAATGGAAGATAAAAAATTCAAGCGCACGCTGGTGACCGCGGCCCTGCCCTATGCCAACGGCCCGGTGCACATCGGCCACCTGGCCGGCGTCTATGTGCCGGCCGACATCTATGTGCGCTACCTGCGCCTCAAGGGCGAGGACGTGAAGTTCATAGGCGGCAGCGACGAGCACGGCGTGCCCATCACCATCAAGGCCAAGAAAGAAGGTGTGACGCCGCAAGACATATGCGACCGCTACCACAATATCATCAAGAAGTCGTTTGAGGGTCTGGGCATCTCGTTCGACATCTACTCGCGCACGACCTCCAAGATACACGAGCGCACGGCCAGCGAGTTTTTCAAAACGCTCTACGACAAGGGCGAGTTTATCGAGAAAACGAGCAAGCAGCTCTACGACGAGCAGGCCCACCAGTTTCTGGCCGACCGCTACGTGACGGGCACCTGCCCCCACTGCGGCTATGAGCACGCCTATGGCGACCAGTGCGAGTCGTGCGGCACGAGCCTCAACGCCACCGACCTGATCAACCCCCGCAGCGCCATCACAGGCAACGTGCCAGTGCTCAAGGAGACCACCCACTGGTACATGCCGCTCGACAAGTGGGAGCCCGCACTGCGCAAGTGGATACTCGAGGACCACAAGGAGTGGAAACCCAACGTGTACGGCCAGTGCAAGTCGTGGCTCGACGAGCACCTGCAGCCCCGTGCCGTGACCCGCGACCTGGACTGGGGCATCCCCGTGCCCATCGAGGGCGTGACGGGCAAGGTGCTCTACGTGTGGTTTGACGCCCCCATAGGCTACATCAGCAACACCAAGGAGCTGCTGCCCAACGACTGGCAGAAGTACTGGAAGAGCAAGGACTCGCGCATCATCCACTTCATAGGCAAGGACAACATCGTGTTCCACTGCATCATCTTCCCCGCCATGCTCATGGCCGAAGGCTCCTACCAGCTGCCCGAAAACGTGCCGGCCAACGAGTTTCTCAACCTCGAGGGCGAGAAAATATCGACCAGCCGCAACTGGGCAATATGGCTCAACGAGTATCTCGAGGAGTTTCCCGGCAAGCAAGACGTGCTGCGCTACGTGCTCACGGCCAACGCCCCCGAAACCAAAGACAACGACTTCACCTGGAAAGACTTCCAGCAGCGCAACAACAGCGAGCTGGTGGCCATATACGGCAACTTTGTGAACCGCGCCCTGGTGCTCACCAAGAAATACTTCGACAGCGTGGTGCCCGCCGCCCACGAGCTCACCGACTACGACCGTCACACCATCGAGGAGTTTAAGAACGTGAAGGAGACACTGGGCGACAACATCGAGCACTTCCACTTCCGCGAGGCCCTGAAAGACGCCATGAACCTGGCCCGCATAGGCAACAAGTACCTGGCCGACACCGAGCCTTGGAAACTGGCCAAGACCGACATGGCCCGTGTCGAGACCATCATGAACATCGCCCTGCAGGTGTGTGCCAACCTGGCCATCGCCTTCGAGCCCTTCCTGCCCTTCTCGAGCCAGAAGCTGCGCCACATGCTGGGCATGCCCGAAACCGACTGGAACGTGCTGGGCAGCGTCGACATCCTGCAGCCCGGCCACCAGGTGGCCCAGCAGCCCCAACTGCTCTTTGAGAAAATCGACGACGACGTGATCGACGCCCAGCTCAAGAAGCTCGAGCGCATAAAGCAGCAAAACATCATCGCCAACTTCACCCCGCGCGCCATCGCCGGTCCCTGCACCCCCGACGACTTCATGAAGCTCGACATCAGGGTGGGCACCGTGCTCGAGTGCAGCAAGGTGAAAAAGGCCGACAAGCTGCTGGCGTTTAAAATCGACGACGGCCTGGGCGGACGCACCATCGTGAGCGGCATCGCCAAGTACTACCAGCCGCAAGACCTGGTGGGCAAGCAAGTGTGCTTCATCGCCAACTTCCCGCCCCGCACCTTCAAGGGCATCCAAAGCCAGGGCATGATACTGAGCGCCGAGGACGCCGGCGGCCGCCTTGTGGTCATAGGCCCCACCGGCCCCGTCAAGCCCGGCGTGCAGGTGAAATAGTCCCCGCCGCCGCACATCCCATCAACCAGCCAGGCCCGGCCGCGCACCCCGCACGAGTGCAGCGGCTGGGCCTGGCTGCATCATGCAGGCGGCCGCCCATTATCGCCCCCCCTTGCCCAAAACAAATGCAGCCTGCTCCAGGTCGCCCCGGCAGGCTGCATCGCATGATACACTTTTTTTAAAAGAAATAGTTTTTCACCTCATCACCTTGGCAGTGCTGGTGGTGCCGTCGCTATGGGTGCGCACCACGATATTCACGCCCTGCATGGGATGGTCGCTGCACCGGCCTGTGAGGTCATAGTACTGAGTCTTAACTATATATTGAGCGAGCCGGTCGCGCTATAGGGCGTGCCGTCGAGCACAAAGCTCAGGCTGAAGGTCTTGGCAGCCAGGTCGACGGTCTCGTCGAGCTGAGTAACCGTGCCGTTGAAACTGCCGCTCGGCACCGTGGCACGGGCGCGCGCAGCCTTCACGGTGAAGCCGCGGCCCGAGGCCGTGACGCTGTAGTCGCCGCCGTCGGGGGTGAGGGTCACGGCCTTGTAGCTGGTGCCGCCCAGGGTCACGTTGTGGGCCACTGTGGCAGTGCTCCAGGTGTTGCCCAGCCCCACATTGGTGAAGCTGAAGCCGTAGTAGGGCTCACTCACGGCGTTGTAGGAGGCCAGCTTGTTGCTTATCGTGGAGTAGAAATACTGCGTCTGGGCCATGACGGCAAATGTGCCGTCGACCGTGAAGCGCAGCGTCATGCTCTGGGTCTCGGTGTCGACGTGGCCCGAGATGTTGGTGAGCACGTGGCCCCCGGCCCGGTCCGAGGCCAGGTAGAAGTCGTAGGAGTGATAGGTGGCATTCGACACCGTGAAGTCGTCGAGTTCAAAGTCGGTGGTGCCCGTCTCGCCGCTGAAGGTGAACTGCTTGACGTGGATTTCCAGGTCGTTGTCGCTCTTTTCCAGCTTGGCGCTCATCAGGGCCTGGCTGGTGCTCACCAGCGAGTCGCCCTTGGCAATGATGGCATGGATATCGGTGTCGTCGATAGTGAGGTAATCGGCCGGATCCTCGTCGTCGCAGGCCGTGAAGACGGCCGCTGTGCACAGCAGCGCGAGTAGT
This window contains:
- a CDS encoding TonB-dependent receptor, which encodes MTFHKYFLAVPALLWAASSQAGQVRGMVCDENHEPLIGASVYWAGTNVGTVTGTDGTFGLHTVKDYNKLVVSYIGYRPDTVDVAGDTTTLAIHLTPSTTLGEVVVEGAQRGNSLLAKSIYKTENLSFTGLTKLACCTVAESFENSASVTVGYSDAISGARQIKMLGLAGTYTQMLDESRPVMRGLSAPYGMTYVPGMWLNSIQVSKGVSSVTAGHDAVTGQINLEYRKPTDEERLFVNAYLDDMLRPELNITSAIPLTRDKRLSTIVMAHGSLDTDWREMRHMDLNRDGFRDQPSDRKFNLANRWIYITKGGMQLRWGWHLLADGRTGGMLHYKDNAAMRQAMAEDWATAGTMYGSHIANREASGYFKVALPVGTGIYDEQSKTEKRSNVALVADFTHFNEKAYFGLNDYYGNQNSITANLMYSHYFDLKSSLVVGAQSRLDYYREHLLGATPWIAAAPSTFYNMNRDEREVGGYAEYTLDIKDKFTLVAGLRGDYNDLADRFFVTPRGHVKWNILPKTTLRASAGLGYRMTDIVADNIGMLATGRQILINGGHTAYADLDRMEKALTVGGSLTQNFVLGNDQNASLSFDYFRTRFYKTLVVDQEWDPAAINIYESDRLSYTDSYQLDFNWTPFTRFDVFATFRYTTSRMTIDRPDGTTARVERPLINQFKTLLNLSYATKFRMWVFDVTGQLNGKARIPSATGDLAHDSHSPVYPMLFAQVTHKIGRADVYLGCENITDYRQKVPIASADNPFSTQFNSMNVWGPLMGRKFYVGVRFNLY
- a CDS encoding heavy-metal-associated domain-containing protein, whose protein sequence is MKKLFLLCVIAVLAIGAITAKENNNVKTTVFTSGDIYCQSCVNKIMNNIPTLGKGIEDVKVDVQTKTVTVKYNTSKNNDQNIIKGLKKLDVNAMVMAGNAQQGGSQPAATPYCTMPAMAQDNNHCQNGAKAADHDCTNHQKGAKAAQHQCQGQQAASCTPTATSCDNDQNCNSQASGSCCGGGNAHGKKK
- a CDS encoding leucine-rich repeat domain-containing protein; translation: MYRFLSSLLIVAAAGGMTLQSQAAGRYVTPGGTGDGLSWATATGNLQAAIDASKAGDTVYVAAGTYKPDSLIKSTKKTSKAFFLKDGVSLMGSYTRQSDGSYKRVPGAHPWEFQEATVLSADDDVPDTWTREIAAGTTYRYSWKVENNEIPGTKGNSSHVLYASAVIAQPTVVDGFVLTGANANVYQAKAAGGALYAKGNVTLRNCQVLKNSAYYKVESMSDSNTYGGAVYLVGTGYSNAGIENCYFDSNYSHSAYGSGMGGGVYVKDAKVTGCTLANCVATDEGGAIYNDGGVVSNVTVTDCYAGSGGAVYNNGGGTLSQLQATLCRGLQGGAVYNLGRLDGAVIYNCYADATDYGDTMGGRGGALYNKSGDVTNVVAFNNTSFDGGGVYLAGGRLINCTAQYNMLRAASDTANVGFASEALKTAVYNTIGNGDADAANFAMVPAFKGFSTDAEKSAALTANAGKYFNLASGSSYIDAGQAVEGFEMPATDAAGQARVQGQSVDVGAYEYTQAEQVSVITINFADSLLNKDVRLGIYTTGDFQIQWGDGEKQTGSKTNYYSGTLTKPYVHIYGDNVYRLLGNNCGITAIDVTKAPAVKLLQLDGNNIETIDLRNNPLCTGIYIEGSGVKNLYLDGAKAMKVVSAADNHITTPLDLTGMSELSKVVITGSQVPSLKLPKTSTLLDVECADNQLTALDVAGLPSLETLQCSGNQLKSLDLTGDVKLETLSAADNQLSTIDLSACTALQGLYLQNNNLTSLDLSKNADVRWLRVDGNHLTALNTAAQANLSTIMADNNEIETLDFTSNPRLSMIKASHNKLTSIDASKSSYLSWLKVDNNNLTSLDVSKNAYLYWLECDSNAIAQLDVTACTYLQWLAAENNNLSTLDVSKNTGLQGLSIQNNPMSATVLNTIIDQLPDVSSVEINDNNRAWGRQLRLSHNAGDDVHLAVAQGKGWNVTEYLTTGVSTVDARATVVKTVYYSLDGVCLGTEVPARGIYIATDLYSNGATRARKVVTGK
- the metG gene encoding methionine--tRNA ligase, with amino-acid sequence MEDKKFKRTLVTAALPYANGPVHIGHLAGVYVPADIYVRYLRLKGEDVKFIGGSDEHGVPITIKAKKEGVTPQDICDRYHNIIKKSFEGLGISFDIYSRTTSKIHERTASEFFKTLYDKGEFIEKTSKQLYDEQAHQFLADRYVTGTCPHCGYEHAYGDQCESCGTSLNATDLINPRSAITGNVPVLKETTHWYMPLDKWEPALRKWILEDHKEWKPNVYGQCKSWLDEHLQPRAVTRDLDWGIPVPIEGVTGKVLYVWFDAPIGYISNTKELLPNDWQKYWKSKDSRIIHFIGKDNIVFHCIIFPAMLMAEGSYQLPENVPANEFLNLEGEKISTSRNWAIWLNEYLEEFPGKQDVLRYVLTANAPETKDNDFTWKDFQQRNNSELVAIYGNFVNRALVLTKKYFDSVVPAAHELTDYDRHTIEEFKNVKETLGDNIEHFHFREALKDAMNLARIGNKYLADTEPWKLAKTDMARVETIMNIALQVCANLAIAFEPFLPFSSQKLRHMLGMPETDWNVLGSVDILQPGHQVAQQPQLLFEKIDDDVIDAQLKKLERIKQQNIIANFTPRAIAGPCTPDDFMKLDIRVGTVLECSKVKKADKLLAFKIDDGLGGRTIVSGIAKYYQPQDLVGKQVCFIANFPPRTFKGIQSQGMILSAEDAGGRLVVIGPTGPVKPGVQVK